A part of Quatrionicoccus australiensis genomic DNA contains:
- the dnaA gene encoding chromosomal replication initiator protein DnaA, whose product MAGFWESCLLRFEQELPAQQFNTWIKPLRLEGENAPEEGLRLIAPNGFIMKWVKDRYLSRIEEYSHSFFSVPTGITLVISNKGSSARPENRINPNSAAQSEISSVVSGSSEKPRSKSGNYEKSRLFSSFTFDNLVVGKANDLARAAAVQVANNPGGAYNPLFIYGGAGLGKTHLIHAIGNTILAENPEKIVRYVHAEDYYSDVVRAYQQKSFDTFKRMYRTLDVLLLDDVQFFNGKNRSQEEFFFLFNALIEARKQIIITCDTYPKDINGLDDRLVTRFDWGLTVQIEPPELEMRVAILKKKAEAEGLQLDDEVAFFIAKHLRSNVRELEGALKKVLAYSSFHGRIIALDLAKEALKDLIGSVRNVGMDNIQKTVADYYKIKVADLFSKKRTRAIARPRQAAMWLCREVTSHSFPEIGDAFGGRDHTTVIHAVKTIDSLRLKESELNHDLHVLLQVLKG is encoded by the coding sequence ATGGCCGGTTTCTGGGAATCCTGTTTGCTCCGTTTTGAGCAGGAATTGCCCGCGCAGCAATTCAATACCTGGATCAAGCCTTTGCGGCTTGAAGGTGAAAATGCGCCAGAAGAAGGTTTGCGTCTGATCGCACCCAACGGCTTCATCATGAAGTGGGTCAAGGATCGTTACCTGAGCCGGATCGAAGAGTACAGCCACAGCTTCTTTTCCGTACCGACCGGCATCACCCTGGTCATCAGCAACAAGGGAAGCAGTGCGCGACCGGAAAACCGGATCAACCCGAACAGCGCTGCGCAAAGCGAGATTTCTTCCGTCGTCTCCGGCAGCAGCGAAAAGCCGCGCAGCAAGAGTGGCAACTACGAAAAATCGCGGCTCTTTTCGTCATTCACCTTCGACAATCTGGTGGTCGGCAAGGCCAATGATCTGGCGCGCGCCGCCGCCGTGCAGGTGGCCAACAATCCGGGCGGTGCCTACAATCCGCTGTTCATCTACGGTGGCGCCGGCCTCGGCAAGACTCACCTGATCCACGCCATCGGCAACACCATCCTTGCCGAAAACCCGGAAAAGATCGTTCGCTACGTACATGCCGAGGATTACTACTCGGACGTCGTGCGCGCCTATCAGCAGAAGTCTTTCGACACCTTCAAGCGCATGTACCGGACGCTGGATGTGCTGTTGCTCGACGACGTGCAGTTTTTCAACGGCAAGAACCGCTCGCAGGAGGAATTCTTCTTCCTGTTCAACGCGCTGATCGAAGCCCGCAAGCAGATCATCATCACCTGCGATACCTATCCCAAGGATATCAACGGCCTCGACGACCGCCTGGTGACCCGCTTCGACTGGGGTCTGACCGTGCAGATCGAGCCGCCGGAACTGGAAATGCGCGTCGCCATCCTGAAGAAGAAAGCCGAGGCCGAAGGCCTGCAGCTCGACGACGAAGTGGCTTTCTTCATTGCCAAGCATCTGCGCTCCAACGTGCGCGAACTGGAAGGCGCACTCAAGAAGGTGCTTGCCTATTCTTCCTTCCACGGTCGCATCATTGCCCTCGATCTGGCCAAGGAAGCGCTGAAGGACCTGATCGGTTCGGTACGCAATGTCGGTATGGACAATATTCAGAAGACGGTTGCCGACTATTACAAGATCAAGGTTGCCGATCTTTTCTCGAAGAAGCGTACGCGTGCCATTGCGCGGCCGCGCCAGGCAGCGATGTGGTTATGTCGTGAAGTCACTTCGCACAGTTTTCCGGAAATTGGTGACGCTTTCGGCGGACGTGATCACACGACGGTCATCCATGCGGTAAAAACAATTGACTCCTTGCGTCTCAAGGAAAGCGAACTGAATCATGACCTGCATGTGCT